One Bacteroidota bacterium genomic window carries:
- a CDS encoding MotA/TolQ/ExbB proton channel family protein — translation MSSTKSTQESSFKALFAAIVIPVALVVSWIIWKFVLGAAGNFDAEGHPTNTLGIVFQGGPIVPILICVNLLVLVFSIERFITIAKAKGSSRVEPFIRNVKNLMNTNNFDAAIAECDKQKGSIAAVIKAGLGKYKYVEKDATMDKESKIAAIQKELEEATSLELPMLSKNLVIISTCASIATLIGLIGTVLGMITAFAALAQAGAPDATALANGISEALINTALGITGSTIAIIMYNYFTTKIDTLTYGIDEAGFSIVQTFNEKHKA, via the coding sequence ATGAGCAGTACAAAATCAACACAAGAAAGTAGTTTTAAAGCACTATTCGCAGCCATTGTTATTCCTGTTGCATTAGTAGTTTCGTGGATAATTTGGAAATTTGTTCTTGGCGCTGCCGGAAATTTTGATGCCGAAGGACATCCAACCAATACCTTGGGAATTGTGTTCCAGGGAGGACCAATTGTTCCTATATTGATTTGCGTAAACTTATTAGTATTAGTTTTCTCAATTGAGCGATTTATTACAATAGCTAAAGCAAAAGGAAGTTCGCGAGTTGAGCCTTTTATTCGCAATGTGAAAAACTTAATGAACACTAATAATTTTGATGCCGCTATTGCTGAGTGTGATAAGCAAAAAGGGTCTATTGCTGCAGTTATTAAAGCAGGACTTGGTAAATATAAATACGTGGAAAAAGATGCGACAATGGATAAGGAGAGTAAAATTGCAGCTATTCAAAAAGAATTAGAAGAAGCTACATCCTTAGAATTGCCTATGTTGTCAAAAAATTTGGTTATTATTTCTACTTGTGCTTCAATTGCTACATTAATAGGTCTTATCGGTACAGTATTAGGTATGATTACAGCATTTGCTGCATTGGCACAAGCTGGTGCACCAGATGCAACTGCTCTTGCTAACGGTATTTCTGAAGCCTTAATTAATACAGCATTGGGTATCACCGGTTCAACTATAGCTATCATCATGTATAATTATTTTACGACTAAAATCGACACCCTAACTTATGGTATTGATGAAGCCGGATTCAGCATTGTGCAGACTTTTAATGAAAAACACAAAGCATAA
- a CDS encoding biopolymer transporter ExbD, which produces MPKIKVPRSSPSLDMTPMVDLAFLLVTFFMLTTQFRATEPAVVDTPSSISEKILPENIMLISVDHDGKIFYSISGQETKIKTLLDMGKQYKIDFTPEEQKRFSLMTSFGVPINQLKQYIALSETEKGKFKSTGIPTDTTASNELSDWVQAGWRNAALAERALKDAGQKHEPLRFAIKADAKANYITVKQVFDTFKKKEIYRFNLITDLESNDKE; this is translated from the coding sequence ATGCCTAAAATAAAAGTTCCCCGCAGTAGTCCTTCATTGGACATGACTCCGATGGTGGATTTGGCTTTCCTCCTGGTAACCTTTTTTATGCTTACCACACAGTTTAGAGCAACCGAGCCGGCAGTAGTTGATACTCCTTCTTCTATTTCTGAAAAAATATTACCCGAAAACATCATGTTAATTTCTGTTGATCATGATGGGAAAATATTTTATTCAATTAGTGGACAGGAAACCAAAATAAAAACCCTTTTGGATATGGGAAAACAATATAAAATTGATTTCACTCCCGAAGAACAAAAACGGTTTTCTTTAATGACAAGTTTTGGTGTACCTATCAATCAACTGAAGCAATATATTGCTTTGTCTGAAACAGAAAAAGGTAAATTTAAATCAACCGGAATTCCTACAGATACTACTGCCAGCAATGAGCTGAGTGACTGGGTACAGGCAGGATGGAGAAATGCAGCGTTAGCTGAAAGAGCTTTAAAAGATGCAGGTCAAAAACACGAACCATTGCGTTTTGCAATAAAAGCTGATGCAAAAGCTAATTACATTACGGTAAAACAAGTATTCGACACCTTTAAGAAAAAGGAAATTTATCGATTTAATTTAATTACCGATTTAGAGTCAAACGATAAGGAGTAA
- a CDS encoding biopolymer transporter ExbD, whose amino-acid sequence MAELNTDGGGGHGKHEKKRAKKSSTKIDMTPMVDLAFLLLTFFMLTTTFSKPKTMELNMPADPKDIKDQPKVKNAITFLLTENNKVYWYYGEFKPTETKLEKTDFSKDGIHKILLEDYNKDVATRIMELEKKRDTHEIADTTFKRLAVGIKGEKKALMALVKTDDKATYGNVIDMLDELNVCYVGKYALVDISAPELELVKQQPN is encoded by the coding sequence ATGGCAGAATTAAATACAGACGGTGGTGGCGGTCATGGTAAACATGAAAAGAAACGCGCCAAAAAATCGTCCACAAAAATTGACATGACACCTATGGTGGATTTGGCCTTTTTGCTGCTTACTTTTTTTATGCTTACCACAACTTTTAGTAAGCCTAAAACCATGGAGCTAAATATGCCGGCCGACCCAAAGGATATTAAAGATCAACCCAAGGTAAAAAATGCAATTACCTTCTTGCTTACCGAAAACAATAAAGTTTATTGGTATTATGGGGAGTTTAAACCTACTGAAACCAAATTAGAAAAAACTGATTTCAGTAAAGATGGTATTCATAAAATACTTTTGGAAGATTATAACAAAGATGTTGCGACCCGCATCATGGAGTTGGAAAAGAAAAGAGATACACATGAAATTGCCGATACTACTTTTAAACGTTTAGCTGTAGGGATTAAAGGCGAGAAAAAAGCTTTAATGGCGCTTGTTAAAACCGACGATAAAGCTACCTATGGTAATGTAATTGACATGTTGGATGAACTTAATGTTTGCTATGTAGGTAAGTATGCATTAGTAGATATTAGTGCACCCGAACTAGAACTTGTAAAACAACAACCTAACTAA
- a CDS encoding TonB family protein: MFIQDWSNVVYEGRNELVFEHKNKEYGAYQIRRGYNRTVTIALLIGITAFVFFALLPKIIELLTPSEEDTLKANTEVAIDLTEPPPIDETEPPPPPPPPPPVMETVKFVPPVVTDEEVPDEEIPPPQEKLSETTVSTETQEGNGGDIIIPDGTGNEVVGTEPEQVFTIVEQMPSFPGGEEELFKYLGKNIQYPAMEKDNGISGTAYVTFVVDKDGKIKDAKIARGVKGGPGCDREALRVVSSMPDWKAGKQNGRQVSVQFNLPIKFVLR, translated from the coding sequence ATGTTTATACAAGATTGGAGCAACGTTGTATACGAAGGAAGAAACGAGCTTGTATTTGAACACAAAAACAAAGAATACGGAGCCTATCAAATTAGAAGAGGTTATAACCGTACAGTTACTATTGCATTATTGATTGGAATTACAGCATTTGTATTTTTCGCATTGCTTCCTAAAATTATTGAATTACTCACTCCTTCTGAAGAAGATACTTTAAAAGCGAATACTGAAGTAGCAATTGACTTAACAGAACCACCGCCAATTGACGAAACAGAACCACCACCACCACCACCACCGCCGCCACCGGTGATGGAAACAGTAAAATTTGTTCCTCCTGTTGTTACGGATGAAGAGGTGCCTGATGAAGAAATTCCACCACCCCAAGAAAAATTATCTGAAACAACAGTAAGTACTGAAACCCAAGAAGGTAATGGTGGAGATATTATTATTCCGGACGGTACAGGAAATGAAGTTGTAGGAACCGAACCCGAACAAGTGTTTACCATTGTTGAGCAAATGCCAAGTTTTCCTGGAGGAGAAGAGGAATTGTTCAAGTACCTTGGAAAAAATATTCAGTATCCTGCAATGGAAAAAGATAATGGAATTTCAGGTACAGCTTATGTTACCTTTGTTGTAGACAAGGACGGAAAAATAAAAGATGCTAAAATAGCCAGAGGTGTAAAAGGTGGGCCCGGCTGCGACAGAGAAGCTTTGCGTGTTGTGTCTTCAATGCCTGATTGGAAGGCTGGAAAGCAAAATGGACGACAGGTTTCGGTTCAATTTAACCTACCAATAAAGTTTGTGTTAAGATAA
- a CDS encoding C4-dicarboxylate ABC transporter — translation MYIALGIAIAFSTFLFDLVPNNRMVIGGILVIYGAFRLYVLNRQRKSYKFFQEQKSNNENLSN, via the coding sequence GTGTATATTGCACTTGGAATTGCCATTGCTTTTAGCACCTTTTTGTTTGATTTAGTTCCAAATAACCGCATGGTGATAGGTGGAATTTTGGTGATCTACGGAGCTTTTAGATTGTATGTGTTGAATCGTCAAAGAAAAAGTTACAAATTTTTTCAAGAGCAAAAAAGCAACAATGAAAATTTAAGTAATTAA
- a CDS encoding substrate-binding domain-containing protein: protein MKLLSNLLVSILTGLLLAACGSGGPKQFSDTPTSGKVNIVVDESYSLLFDTQIYTFQKLYSKAQINCKYKPEKEALNALMMDCCKVIVINRDLTAFERAEFKKNNLFPVSTKIAEDAVALIVNNEIDSVELTVNQLKDILSGKDSMWNQLIPTGTALPINVVFDNASSANERYLREFLLNNSSYQKNCFAVKSNQEVINYVNKHKNALGVISVNWISDQDDTLSQRFLKKVKVVPIAKDSNHESYKPYQAYIKTKDYALCRDVYMINRQTRAGLGTGFVSFVAGEKGQRMILKSGLVPATIPSRIVEIKH from the coding sequence ATGAAATTGTTGAGTAATTTACTTGTTTCCATATTAACTGGCTTATTACTGGCAGCTTGTGGTTCGGGAGGACCCAAACAGTTTTCTGATACACCAACTTCTGGCAAGGTTAATATTGTGGTTGATGAAAGTTATTCATTGCTTTTTGATACTCAGATTTACACCTTTCAAAAGTTATATTCAAAAGCCCAAATAAACTGCAAATATAAACCTGAAAAAGAGGCATTAAATGCGTTAATGATGGATTGCTGTAAGGTGATTGTAATAAATCGCGATTTAACGGCATTTGAACGAGCTGAGTTTAAAAAAAACAACCTCTTTCCGGTTTCAACTAAAATTGCAGAAGATGCAGTAGCACTAATCGTTAACAACGAAATTGATTCAGTTGAATTGACCGTAAATCAACTAAAAGACATACTTAGCGGTAAGGACAGTATGTGGAATCAGCTTATTCCAACAGGAACAGCTTTACCAATAAATGTGGTATTTGATAATGCCAGCTCAGCTAATGAAAGGTATCTGCGTGAATTTTTACTAAATAATTCCTCTTATCAAAAAAATTGTTTTGCAGTAAAATCTAATCAGGAAGTAATTAATTACGTGAATAAACATAAAAATGCGTTAGGGGTAATTAGCGTAAATTGGATTAGTGATCAAGACGATACTTTGAGTCAACGTTTTTTGAAAAAAGTAAAGGTGGTTCCCATTGCAAAAGATTCCAATCATGAATCATATAAGCCCTACCAGGCCTATATAAAAACAAAAGATTATGCACTTTGCCGCGATGTGTATATGATTAATCGACAAACAAGGGCAGGACTTGGCACAGGCTTTGTTTCGTTCGTGGCCGGTGAAAAAGGTCAGCGCATGATTTTAAAATCGGGTTTAGTTCCGGCGACCATTCCCAGTAGAATAGTTGAAATTAAACATTAA
- a CDS encoding aldehyde dehydrogenase family protein, with amino-acid sequence MSPTVLNKKSSIAKTLETLGIKEINFGASTGLTHVQTKGKKIDSYSPVDGKLIASVNAATAEDYERTIKTAEEAFKVWRMIPAPKRGEIVRQMGEQFRKFKNELGELVSYEMGKSLQEGKGEVQEMIDICDFAVGLSRQLYGLSMHSERPQHRMYEQWHPLGIVGVISAFNFPVAVWSWNAAIAWVCGDVCVWKPSSKTPLCAIACQNIIADVLKANNVPEGVSCVLIGNETGDLMNADKRIPMVSFTGSTRIGRRVSSMVAERFGKTILELGGNNAIIVSENADMKLLVPGVVFGAVGTAGQRCTSTRRLIVHENVYDKTIESLKKAYTQLRIGNPLDESNHVGPLIDAGAVKEFTAAIEAAKSEGGKVLCGGNSMEGAGYESGCYVNPCIIEVKNNSKKVCEETFAPILYVMKYSTIEEAIDLQNGVPQGLSSAIFTTNMREMEKFLSVQGSDCGIANVNIGTSGAEIGGAFGGEKETGGGRESGSDAWKAYMRRQTNTINYSTGLPLAQGIKFDF; translated from the coding sequence ATGAGCCCTACCGTTTTAAATAAAAAATCAAGCATCGCAAAAACCCTTGAAACACTTGGGATTAAGGAAATCAATTTTGGAGCTTCTACCGGTTTAACCCATGTTCAAACCAAAGGAAAAAAAATTGATTCTTATTCACCTGTAGATGGTAAACTTATAGCCAGTGTGAATGCTGCAACAGCAGAAGATTATGAACGCACCATTAAAACTGCCGAAGAAGCTTTCAAAGTTTGGCGCATGATTCCTGCTCCAAAACGTGGAGAAATTGTACGCCAAATGGGTGAACAATTCCGCAAGTTCAAAAATGAGTTGGGCGAACTGGTTTCCTACGAAATGGGAAAAAGTTTGCAGGAAGGTAAAGGAGAAGTGCAGGAAATGATTGATATCTGCGATTTTGCAGTGGGTTTATCGCGCCAGCTTTACGGTTTAAGTATGCACAGCGAACGTCCGCAACACCGTATGTACGAACAATGGCACCCACTTGGAATTGTGGGTGTTATTTCAGCTTTTAATTTCCCTGTAGCAGTATGGAGCTGGAATGCAGCTATTGCTTGGGTTTGTGGTGATGTATGTGTATGGAAACCTAGTTCCAAAACTCCATTGTGTGCGATCGCTTGCCAAAATATAATTGCCGATGTGCTTAAAGCCAACAACGTTCCAGAAGGTGTAAGTTGTGTTTTAATAGGTAATGAAACGGGTGATTTGATGAATGCAGACAAGCGAATCCCAATGGTTTCTTTCACCGGTTCAACACGTATTGGACGTAGAGTTTCTTCAATGGTAGCGGAGCGTTTCGGAAAAACAATTTTAGAACTAGGTGGAAACAATGCCATCATCGTTTCTGAAAATGCCGATATGAAATTGTTAGTTCCGGGAGTAGTGTTTGGAGCGGTGGGAACAGCTGGTCAACGATGTACCTCAACACGCCGACTAATCGTTCATGAAAATGTTTACGACAAAACAATTGAATCCTTAAAAAAAGCTTATACACAACTTCGAATTGGTAATCCATTGGACGAAAGCAATCATGTTGGGCCTCTCATTGATGCGGGTGCAGTAAAAGAATTTACTGCGGCAATTGAAGCAGCAAAATCAGAGGGCGGAAAAGTTTTATGTGGTGGAAATAGCATGGAAGGTGCAGGCTACGAATCAGGCTGCTATGTGAATCCATGCATCATCGAAGTGAAGAACAATAGTAAAAAAGTGTGTGAAGAAACTTTCGCTCCAATTTTATATGTTATGAAGTACAGTACAATTGAAGAAGCAATTGATTTACAAAATGGAGTTCCTCAAGGTTTATCATCAGCCATCTTCACAACGAACATGCGCGAAATGGAGAAATTCCTTTCCGTGCAAGGAAGCGATTGTGGAATTGCCAACGTAAATATAGGAACTTCAGGTGCCGAAATTGGAGGTGCTTTTGGTGGAGAAAAGGAAACAGGAGGCGGAAGAGAAAGTGGAAGCGATGCCTGGAAAGCATACATGCGCCGCCAAACAAATACCATCAATTACAGCACTGGTTTACCTTTGGCACAAGGAATTAAGTTTGATTTTTAA
- a CDS encoding T9SS type A sorting domain-containing protein, with the protein MKLKTLTFLVLSLLLSQSLKAQWTKIYGPTYERGKIFFTSANIGYATGAGFYASTIKTVNGGSTWSYVSSSRADVIYFTSNSVGYLAGVNQFIEKTINAGTSWTYQSYSAGTQWHYFDLSFPTTNTGYVVGENGIIRKTVNGGANWIAQSSGTTETLYSVSFVNDSLGYIVGSNGLIKKTSDGGVNWVTQTSGTNQTLYKIFFTSALIGHAVGGGGIMLKTTNGGTNWYTQTIVTNQSLHDIVFVDADTGYAVGEGGTLLKTINAGAFWGAQPSGVSTNLYSISFPDSLTGYIAGYNPDPYGIYDGIILKTTNGGGPIYSCSPVLITAQPQDTAICSGNNATFSVMAYGASPFSYHWYKNGVLVDSTISTSSHSDNYTTSILSTADSGSMIYCVVTNQCWDNTTTQATSDTANLPVHSSCAPVSIVNGVNSQSFTLGSVTSIPFSITVSGTPPFIYKWYVDNVLSKTDTVLSNSSSFLYYINNFTSPGTYAVSCTVSNCFDCGSGSGSNSINSSGTLDIYCVYGSFSSSPSSQTKTTCETATFNASFTGGAWDLDFRWYRNGVLIPGATSLSYTTPTLTIADNGSSYYCLATWCAFGLHYESSQTSTATLSIIQPASILQQPVNQYLLPGTSTTFSTSVNGPPPFSYYWYTNGVVSSSTLNTTSTNSSFTTPSLTLADTGNSYYCIITNGAGCYSVTSDTAHFNCASFNSISPTACDSFSINGQTYTASGIYTQTLVSQSGCDSTLTINLAVTNLVDSIFQNGATLNSSIAGAIYQWVDCENGLAPIAGATSQSFNPTVNGFYALIISKGLCVDTSVCYNVNSVGINKLDFEDGISIFPSPVKNVLQIASALHLINEINIYNSIGALLIQQKQNKMQVSIDLSSYANGIYFAEIKTATMIFRRKVLKE; encoded by the coding sequence ATGAAATTAAAAACATTGACTTTTCTAGTTCTAAGTCTCTTATTGAGTCAATCTTTAAAAGCTCAATGGACAAAAATTTACGGCCCTACCTATGAACGAGGAAAAATTTTTTTTACCTCCGCAAATATTGGTTATGCTACAGGTGCTGGGTTTTATGCCTCTACTATTAAAACAGTTAATGGAGGTAGCACATGGTCATATGTATCCAGTTCTCGTGCTGATGTCATCTATTTCACAAGTAACAGTGTCGGGTATCTTGCAGGAGTTAACCAGTTTATAGAAAAAACAATCAATGCAGGAACCAGCTGGACTTATCAGAGTTATTCTGCAGGGACGCAATGGCATTATTTTGACCTTTCGTTTCCCACGACCAACACTGGATACGTAGTTGGTGAGAATGGTATAATTAGAAAGACTGTAAATGGAGGTGCAAACTGGATAGCGCAATCCAGCGGAACAACAGAAACCCTTTATTCGGTTTCTTTTGTGAACGATTCGTTGGGATATATTGTCGGCAGCAATGGGCTGATAAAAAAAACAAGTGATGGGGGCGTAAATTGGGTAACTCAAACCAGCGGTACCAACCAAACGCTGTATAAGATTTTTTTTACAAGTGCACTTATAGGCCATGCTGTGGGAGGGGGTGGTATCATGCTGAAAACTACGAATGGTGGGACCAACTGGTACACCCAGACCATTGTAACGAATCAAAGCCTTCATGATATCGTATTTGTAGATGCAGATACCGGTTATGCTGTTGGAGAGGGAGGTACCCTTTTAAAAACGATCAACGCAGGTGCTTTTTGGGGTGCACAGCCCTCCGGAGTATCAACTAACCTTTACTCCATTTCATTTCCCGATTCACTAACCGGCTACATAGCAGGCTATAATCCTGATCCCTATGGAATTTATGATGGTATTATTTTAAAGACAACAAATGGGGGAGGTCCAATCTACAGTTGCTCTCCTGTTTTAATAACGGCCCAACCTCAAGATACTGCTATCTGTTCAGGAAACAATGCCACATTTAGTGTAATGGCTTACGGAGCTTCGCCCTTTTCCTATCACTGGTATAAAAATGGAGTACTTGTAGATAGTACAATTTCTACCTCATCTCATTCTGACAATTATACAACTTCTATATTATCAACAGCGGATAGCGGGAGTATGATCTATTGTGTTGTAACGAATCAGTGTTGGGATAATACCACTACTCAGGCAACAAGCGATACCGCAAATCTGCCGGTTCATTCCTCCTGTGCTCCTGTCAGTATAGTGAATGGGGTAAATAGCCAAAGTTTCACGTTGGGTTCAGTCACATCAATACCTTTTTCAATAACAGTATCCGGCACACCTCCTTTTATTTATAAATGGTATGTTGATAATGTATTATCAAAAACAGATACAGTTTTGTCCAACAGCAGTTCATTCTTGTATTACATAAATAACTTCACTTCGCCCGGCACGTATGCAGTTTCATGCACTGTCAGCAATTGTTTTGACTGCGGTAGCGGAAGTGGTTCAAACTCGATAAACAGTTCGGGAACATTAGATATTTATTGTGTATACGGATCATTTTCAAGTTCTCCATCCAGTCAAACAAAAACTACTTGCGAAACGGCTACGTTTAATGCTTCCTTTACCGGAGGTGCCTGGGACCTTGATTTTAGGTGGTATAGGAACGGAGTTCTAATTCCCGGTGCAACTAGCCTATCTTATACTACACCAACGTTAACCATTGCAGACAATGGTAGTTCATATTATTGTCTGGCAACTTGGTGTGCATTTGGACTTCATTATGAATCAAGTCAAACTAGTACCGCCACATTATCTATAATTCAACCTGCCTCGATTCTGCAACAACCGGTCAACCAATACTTACTACCAGGAACATCAACTACCTTCTCTACTTCTGTCAATGGTCCTCCGCCCTTTTCCTATTACTGGTATACCAATGGAGTTGTTTCCTCAAGCACATTAAATACCACCTCTACAAATTCATCTTTCACAACACCTTCTCTTACCTTAGCAGATACCGGCAATTCCTACTATTGCATCATCACCAATGGAGCAGGCTGTTACTCTGTTACAAGTGATACCGCTCACTTCAATTGTGCAAGCTTTAATTCAATTTCACCAACGGCTTGTGATAGTTTTTCAATAAATGGACAAACTTATACTGCAAGTGGCATTTATACGCAAACATTGGTTAGCCAAAGTGGTTGTGATAGCACTCTTACCATTAATTTAGCTGTTACTAATTTAGTTGATTCTATTTTTCAAAATGGAGCTACATTGAATTCTAGTATTGCAGGAGCAATTTATCAATGGGTGGATTGCGAAAATGGACTTGCTCCTATTGCCGGTGCTACCAGTCAATCTTTTAATCCTACAGTCAATGGTTTTTATGCTTTGATTATTAGCAAAGGTTTATGTGTTGATACATCGGTTTGTTACAATGTTAATTCTGTTGGCATAAACAAATTGGATTTTGAAGATGGCATTTCTATTTTTCCTAGTCCGGTAAAGAATGTTTTACAAATTGCGAGTGCTTTGCATTTGATAAATGAAATTAATATTTACAATAGCATTGGTGCACTTTTAATTCAACAAAAACAAAATAAAATGCAGGTAAGTATTGATTTAAGCAGCTATGCAAATGGAATTTATTTTGCTGAAATAAAAACAGCAACAATGATTTTTAGAAGAAAAGTGTTAAAGGAGTAG